DNA sequence from the Polyodon spathula isolate WHYD16114869_AA chromosome 19, ASM1765450v1, whole genome shotgun sequence genome:
AGCATTTACGAGTACAGTTATTAGTTTTCACCATCATTAAGTCAGAAGACAGTAGGGCTGTAATgaaaggtacattttgaccttcaaaggttcagaacacattaccgaacTAAGGTTTGAACATTTGATAGTAATAATTAGCATAATTAACTGGTGACCGTCACCATAACTACTAGTTTACATTTGACTGAAAATCCtattacaggtaatccatataaatgaaatgaaacattCACATGTACTTTAAAAATACGTAatgtagaacagtaatcatttttttatcatttaaatacaaataaaaatccacGTTGTTTATGTTCACATAATTAATGCTGCTTGAAATGTTCTTATACAGTAATGCTggacaaaaatgcatttttctgttaTCGATTTTTGGCTGTACATTTTCACGATAATCATGAATATCTGTAGATAAAACAAGAGGTTTCTctgttttttatcatttttgctGTCTTCTATCTTTCTGCctgtgctgtgacctttcaactctggtttgtttcttttttttaaggtacagtGTTACAGCTGTTTCAGAAACAACCACTCACAATCAGAATGTTTCTATTAGTATATTAATTCAGCGCACATTTTACACTAAATGACCTCCACAAAGATGTACATTTATTCTAAAAAATGTACGCTAAGCTCACTTCAATGTAAAGCGCTTACTGTGAAAGGACATTTATGCCACAGGCAGACAGTCAGTGGTGTTTGCAGAGCTAAGTAAtaggcattatacaaatcaaaagatctaattttgcatgtgagtgacatttaatgtgtgtttctgttaacagagaaaagagaaaaaacatcTGACAGTGCATGAATTCATAATTACACTGAAACAGCAATGAAGTGTAACTTTCAAGCAATCAACATTCTATATTACTGCTGCTTCAACCTcaactttcattttcatttatctataaaTCACAGCTTGCTGCAGTCAAGTTTCAgtcacatatttatttatccttGAATAACACTCTCCCACATGTGTAACCAAACACCAATAACTACATGCTGCTGCCCCTATCAGTCTCTGAAAAGAATTACACCTAATCAGAAGTCAGTTATTATAAACTTTCATCAAACACCACCCGCCAATGCCACAAACAGCAAATCTATCACATTTCAAAGAGAAACAAGCTACCTTTATTCAATTAAGTCCCATTTATGAAAATGAACCATGGCTATGCTATAACACAGTTTGTTATGAACACATGTTTAATACTTTAATActtccaaaaaaaacatttccaaaaaaaagtaaataaacaataagatgctgtcctgttttatttatgtattattattattattattattattattattattaataataataataataataataataataataataataataataataataataataataaacaaatagcagtgtgtttattttctgtgctgaAACATGATTTTTTTCGCCAACTGCCAGTTTGTGTGCACGCTTTCTTGGGTTAACATGCACAGTGCAAAAATCTGATTACTTTGGCACAGACAGAGAAAAAAAggtaagtgctttttaaaatgctatttagCAAATTGCCAAATacgtattacagtgctttgttttgtaataatttgcactgattttttttgtataatacatgTGCGGTACCACATTGTGATGTTTTAAACATACTGATACacctgacattgttaatttaCAGTGCCGCcgacattaataaagcaactactaggtagtataacgactccctctgagattgaatattttaaaagtttattggCTGATTTGTTCCGTTTGGTATCGGcttgtttattaatgttaacCACAGTGGTGGAAGTATGAATAATGATACCGTGGCTGTCGACAATACTGGATTGTATGTTATCTCTTTTTGTAAACTAACTCTATTTTGTCgtcttgtattaattaaatttagTTTTAATACGTGCAATGCTGCATTCCAACCACATCAGTTACACATATCTACAGTATTGTTATCACCCTGCACTTTTAAGAACGTCTGTTTTTTCCTGTCAGCAGCTCTGCCTTCTCTCTTTAGATCTTGGTGGGGATTATGACCTTGACCCCCCCTTTCCTTCTCTCCCTAGACCTTGATCCTGACCTGGATCTCCTTTGTTTTCTGTCCTTTAATTTTGACCCCCTCCCTTTACTATTATATCTTTCATAGCTTTTTTCATGcttatgctttttcttttctgcaCTTTCAGGACTGCTAGAGCAAGAATGCCTCCTTTCTTTTGACCTTGACTTCCTCATCTTCTACCTCTCAGAGACCCTGGATGAAGAACTTGCTGAACACCTACCTTGTGACCTTGATCTGaaaagttttgtctttttttccccttacttTTGCCCTTGGTCAATTCTTTCTTTGTGGCCTCTGAACTACCAGATCTGGAACAGTCTTTAGAAGTCCTTCTGTCCCCAGATTTACAACTTTGGTTCATGCTATGAGCAGTTTGCAAGCCCAACCTAGAAGGTGAACTAGACTTGTTCTTCACAGACGGACTTCTTCCCATTCTTCTTAAATTTCTTTTCATTTCCAGTACTTGATGTTGAGCTGGATCGTGAGTGCGAATGTACTTCCTTTTAATGTACTTTACTTGAGATTTAGCTAAATATCTCAACATCTGTCGAACTGGCATACTTGTGGTACCACTCTTACCTGCATCAGGTAATTATCTGTTATATAGTGAGTAAGCTGGGCTGCAGCGGCAGGCTCAGAATGGCTAATAGTTACTGCAATACAAGACAGATTACACGATTTGTAATTTTCTAAATGATTAACAATTTTCTAATCGATTAgtcaaataaacatttacagcatGCCCATCCCTACTATAAACCTTTTCTTAGTTATCATTAACAGAACAACATTTTCAGAAATCACTTTTCTGTTGATGAATTTATTTTCCAGATAAGACTTTACTTAGACTTTGTAGAagactttgttgttttgttaccaCGACACTAAGTTGCTTTCAAGATCCGACaaccaataaaaataaaccacactAAGAGAATATGGGGCATATCAAACTTGTAATTTTGTGACAGGCTCTATGAGTTTCACTTgaatcacagtttaaaaaaaaaaagaaaaaaggcaaaaacaaaaagaacagcaGCAAAAATAATAAGGAAAATGCATAGagaaaatgtttatgttttttttttttttatgagacaTTGTAACTGGCAATTaaaaatcaatggcaattaaacattttataaatagaaGGTATAAATGGGCACGGTTACTGGGCAGTTACAAAAAAGATAAGTTGAGATCATCCATGATGCTTTTGACAAATCTGGGTGCAGGCACCAACCTGTGAAGGATCAACACCGGAAAATATTGGTTCAGGAACCATGTAATTGGTTGGAGGATGTTCATTTAACTGCACCTGATTCAACGTCTGGCTGGGATCCGGTGCCTTCCAGGTACCTTCCTTGCTTCTTCGTTGCATTTTATAGAGAGGAATTtctagaagaacaaaaaaaaggagtTGCTTTCCCCTCACACGCCAATACTAGAAAAAGAAATGCTTAAGCCTACCGAGTTTGATTTGGAAAAACAGTTAACCGCAGTTGCAAGAACAGAGACTAAATAGCTGCAAAACCAAGAAGTACAtagcaatacatatttaatagattataaaataaatttatagATCTATccacagtttctttttttctaaatatattcatTAGATTTTGCGTATCCGACTTAGAGTTATAAGAAGGTTATGTGCATGCTTTGCAAACATaatgtaggacatattccctgaatatgataacaCATGAAAAGGTATTAGAAacgtaactggattcattaatgaaactgtgtggcttgagaaacagggcaaactgctgtgtcttgagaagggggcctctggtttgcagacataatgtcctactgattagaggactggcGCCTGAACTTGATTAGGCTGAgcagacagttgaattatgtatagataatgcacaagtgcaacaacaatcgttttgacgcaaggaagcCATAAACTAGCGATGTCCCAGTAGAAACGAAACTAAAGCTAAACAAGGTGCTGCAACTCTGGGATTCTGCCTAAAAACGGAATGAAGACGGGACCTGAAATGGATCCAAGacaaggaagcaagctgcaagcgagtcaacgaccacaagcaacgagactgaggtcTGGCTAGAaaactgccgtaaaacttacagcaaCTGTTAACGAATAAACCAGTCTCGGTCTGCtctacacctaaaaccacagtatccaaaagaaactgtgtcctactacctgcgtagctaaaaaaTTAAACGAAGAGGACAGAGTGGacaggcgctgttgtggatcctataccaagGATTAtcgactttgttgcagctgtttgttgattctatcgagaattgaaagctttgttgacAAGTCTGATCCAAAgtgggactgaagactttgttgcggaGAGGAGAGTTTtatactggacacttcaacagattgagtttccaagccagcagaccaaaagtctaaacttcaaggaactgttgagtacaattccagttgtattttcctttcatggaactaaattaattaattctaacACATTCAtgtagaattgaactgttaattatttagtttgcacactttgcgtgtgaaataacttttactgaaacttgatgaagtaactataagtaatctaactcatattgttgtatgaagaatgtatttaaaagtaaacttgccatatacttaatctatataccattttaatttaaaacttttcagatttctgtttattatttgtgtacttaataaaacacTACTATTGATTActcattccttgtgtctgcgcgtgaatgtgtgttcatagtaaatccttgatctttagaacacgtcaatttaaatattgttggtAAGAGAACAAATCAGCCCAGATaaatattaaatgatcaattactgaattgttcctacaacAACATATTCTTAACACTtataaatgtcttttttattttaaacttactTGTAGTCTTTTCAGAGGATGACTGATCCACTTCCTGCAGATTCCAGGTCACTCTCTTGACAAGATCCTTGGATTTGGAGCCAGCAATCACTGCAGATGGTTCTGAGTCAGGCTTGACTGCTTCCTGCTTCACTTTCAACTCCAGTTCCTCTGAGTTTACTCTGGAATTTGACAATTTTGCTTCTTCCCCTTCATTACTTTTTATGAAATCAAGGGTATTGAGGACATCGCCTTCCAACTTTATTTCTTCAATCTTTACTTTACCAAAGGATTCTGGTTTTTGGAAAGCTTCTTGGGTTACACTACCTATTTTTAACTTGCTAGTTTTGTCTTTAGTTACAGTGTGAGTGCAAACAatgtcaacatttattttacttgagaCCTGGTTCTCATGTAAAATAGCTTCCTCAGACCACACAAGCTCGGATTTAACCTTTGACTGGAGACCAGCACTATCACTAATGCAACTTTCCATGATTTGGGGTGCAGATTTTGGGATGCCTGGTTCATCTTTCACAGTCACCCTCGAAGATGTCCCAACTTTTTTGTTGAAAGACGATTCAGAAGACTTGCTTGCCTTTAGCAGGATTTTCTCTCCCTTCCTCTGTACAGACAGCAACAAATCTCCACTGTCTGCACATTTCTTTTCTATGGATCGTGATCTAGACCTCTGCATTCTCTCTTTTGATCTTGACCTTCCTTGCTCTTTAGGTCTTGGTGAGGACTGTGACCTTGACCTCCCTTTATTTCTCTCCCTAGACCTTGATCTTGATCTTTGTTTTCTGTCCTTTAATCCTAACCTCCTCTCTTTACTGTTATTTCTTTCATAGCTTCTTTCATGCTTAGGCTTTTTCTTTTCTGCTCTTTCAGGACTGCTGGAGCGAGAATGCTTCCTTTCTTTTGACCTTgatctcctcctcttcttccatCTTTCAGAGACCCCAGATGAAGAACTTGCTGAATGGGACCTAGAGCTCCTCCTATCTTGTGACCTTGATCTGGAACGCTTTGTCTTTTTTTCCGTACTTTTACCCTTGGTCGATGCTTTCTTTGTGGCCTCTGAACTACTAGATCTGGAACAATCTTTAGAAGTCCTTCTGTCCTCAGATTTACAACTTTGTGTCTTGCTATGAGCAGATTGCGAGCCCAACCTAGAAGTTGCAATAGACTTTCGTTCTTCACAAACAGGCTTCTTCCTATTCTTCTTAAATTTCTTTTCACTTCTAGTACTTGATGCTGAGCTGGATCGTGAGTGCGAATGTGCTTCCTTTTGATGCACTTTACTTGATATTTTACTAAATATCTCATCATCTGTCAAATTGGCTTTGTCACTTGTATCACCCTTACCTCCATCTGGTAAAGGGTCATTACTTGACCTCAGACAGACATGTTCATTTTTTACACCATCTCCAGATGACATAGAAGCATCAGTGCAAGGTAATACATCCTGTTCCTCTAAATCTGATCCTCCTTCCAAATCCATCTCTTTAACTTGAAGTTCTTCAGGATTATCAATGTATCTGGAAGCTAATAAGTTTGTAGTCTGTAATTCTTGCTCCTGAGATACTGAATCTTGAACACTATGGCTTGCAGTTTCACTTTCTGAGGAAGGGCTCTGAAATATATCAGAGATGCTACCAGATGAACTAGAATCAGAGCCAGTGGGATCAAAAGGatcatacatttcattttttatatttttttcttttttctctgaatGTGAAGGGGATAAATTACGTTTTTCTTTACTAGCGTTACTGAAAGCATCAGTGTTAGCAAGTCTCCTACAATGCCACAAATTTCCACTTGTATTTATCCTAAAGCTCACAGTTGAAGAACCTGTACTTCCCTGGGAACTGTAAGACACTGACCTTGCATGGCCACCGTAATTGGTAGATGTAGAGCTTCCAGGACCATGCCTTTGTCTTTTGCTCTGATCACCTCTTAATGATCCTTGGGCTGCTCTCTTATCACCATCTCCATTACCCATCAATCTGTTCATGCACGAATCAGGTATGCCGTTATTTCTGCTACCACTTGGCTGCGAGTCTCCAGCATTGTCTCGTTTAATCTTTGGTATTCTAGGAAGTTCAGACACATCAAGCCAAACAGGTTTTGGAGGATTCCTTCTGACGGCACCTGTGCTACTTTTTGCATGCAATTCAGAGTTACCATTCGTGTTCTGTGAAGAAGATTGCACAGTGGACATTGCTCTTCGAGCACTAGCATTTTTTATACTGCTCCCTCCTGTTTGAAGAGCAGTACTATGAGAATCTGCAATGCTGTGTGTCATATTTGGTCTTGGAGTCACTGAAGTCGTTGGCCTAACAGATACAGTTACTGACGTGGTTGGCCTTGAATTGAACAAATGTTCTGGCTGGGAAGACGGTTTTGGTGTTGATGGTAAGGAGTGAGAGCCAAAAGTACCAATAGAACCAAATAAGCTAGACGTAGGTGGTCTTGAATTAACATTAAGGTCTAACATCTCAGTTTCTCCACTGGAGCTAAAGGCACTTCTTCCTGAGAGAGATGAATGTCCACTGTAaatttctgttgatgtctctccATCTCGAGAACCACTTCTCTTGAAAGATGTAGTTAAAGAAGTAACAactgtaaacaaaaaaggaacaCTATATACTAAGCGTAATAAATATCCTCTTAGTGTTAAAGCCAAAATAATGACAGCTTTACCACagagcattttattatttactaaaGTAGCACTTAGAAGTGTAGACTCTTACCATGGTTCAGATTACTAAAAACTGAAGCCTTAAAAGCTTAGTTTATTTAAATGCTTAGGTTATTTTTACACaaagattcaaataaaaactgcatataGTGTTActacataaaaaagaacaaatctaTGGAACTATgaaacaaatgcaacaacaaaaaactgcacaTTACCAGGATTTTTGACTTTCAAAGAGCCATCTCTGTTGATCAAAACGTCAGAACTATCCATGAGTAGCATGCTCTGTCCTGACAGGATACTTCCTAATAGGTCAGGTACCGGGGCTGCCTCTGCAATTGCCTCAGCTTCTGGGATACTTAACCCTCCCCTAGGTGCCAAAGAAACAATCAATTACAGGGGTTATATCAAACTATGTGCTCTTGTTACAATTTTAGAAGCATTCTGAACAGTGTTACGGTATTATCACACCAATAAGAACATGGGTTTACATATAGGAAGTCCACCTATGTGTGATTAACACCGGGACTATTTTAGTAGAGTAAAAGAAAgtgaaaatacagttttgttcttgAACACTTCTTAAAGAACATTTTACAATCAACTGTTATTGTGGTGCATATACCTAAACATATGTACATGTGCCAATTAAATTAAGggagtaaatgcattttatagtATATGCTCATGAGGCAATTTTCATAGGACAGCTAAGTAACGTGAAGTCAACGCAAATATCCTACAACTTCAAAACATGAAGTAGCGGTAGGCCAGCGTAAATTAGTAATACATAGTCTGAAATGAAATATCCTATTTATACcatattttaagtattttagATATGTAAATCCATTTAATTTGGTTTactctaaaaattaaaaaaaaaaaaaaaactgattatctGTAATCTAGGAACAGCAAGGATTCTGATGGATGGGCAGGAATAGGAGAAGAAAGTTTCACAGAAGGAGtctcaattaaaacatgtattgtggAATAATGTTTACATCTACTGCAGGCTGAAGACATAACTTACTGTAAGCTATGTTATCTCTTACTGGAACATTTCTTAAAAAGAAGGTAAGCTGACACGTTTTGGTACTCAGTAAAACCAGAATCTTTATTAACACAACAATAAATTGAATAGGAACTGAACCTGTTCTCGAAGAGGGTGGTCCCTCCAAGGAAGACAAAGATTACCTGGAACATGGTTTCTTCACAGGATGACAAACAGCCTCCATGTTGTTTGGTAAGGAGAAACAAACTGACCTCCTACCCAGAGATCATTGATATAATTATTTTCAGCGCGAAAGCCAGTGTTTCTCCATAAAACCCCACATCATATCCTTATCCAtgtccacatttaaaaaaataaaacagtaaaggaAAGAGGGGTAAGGTGTGTTGGATATGGGAGTGTGGCGTTCATCATCCCATGAAGAAactatattacaggtaatctttgtCTTATTACCTGGTATGGGGAACTCCACACGCCAACTGAACTATCCGAAGGATCAAGAGGATGGTTGGTTTATATGTTAGTAAAGGAAGACATGCATAATATACATTGCATAAAGTAGACTGAGAGCAAGACCAATTTAAGTCATAATGTCAATAAAGGTCTCTGAGGCAGCCCAGGTAGCAGATGGCCTGTATTGGGCAGATTTTAGTTTTGCCACTATAGTAACCATACCTTACTCCATAGGTTTTGATGGAACCTTAAGATGGCTTATTTGCAAGGCTACAAAAGAACTTGATGGAGGATGCGATCCAATTTGAAACTGCCTGTTTGGAGACATTTTTGCCCTGAttttctgaacttttttttttttttttttaccgagaTCACTGTCAGTAGAAATGTTGTTTTCCAAGTTAAAAAATGACCTTACTCATAGAAAGGGTCCGAACCGTGTTAACATAAGTTATTGAATACAGGCTAAGGCCTTCTTGAGGGAAGATGTGTTGCCTTGGGGAGTCTTATGTGATAACTCCCCCAAAGACTCTAGACACCCTAGGGCAGGAACCTACAATGACACTCTCAGCCAGGTAGCTTTGCTGCAGAGACTGCAGCAATGTGAACACTGAGAAAGGGTAGGGACAACCCTTGTGAAACAAATGGCTGAGGTATTATAAGAAATTTAGACAGAGATTTTGGATCACACCAgagaacaatttatttttatttgcctgTATGggcctgtagcagggggagatctgtgctgactctgctggcgtgttcacagtactgcaggaagagagcggcagtcatccaacaaccgcctgcaagtcatggcagtgacacgggtaggtgggaaagtgggtgtgtggactttccccctctctgaatggctgagaggcgagtcttgggagattactagccctataaaaaaatgctctgctgtttcctcaggtctgccctttaaacgcgccgagagtgcggaagcgctggtcgaggaccgagaaccagtcgggagaaaccgacaccgaaactgagtgtgtcagagcgagacagtgagagcggggaacccttgggcagaccccggagtattgtaacggagcaagttagttagccggcagtgtaggacggtgatctgggtcgcacaggtagcggcgactgggatatagctatcaagtgcagcaccttttctttgtagttttgttactgttttattttccctgttttctttgtgccttctgttttgaattattgtttcgaagcacctgcaagggcgccggtattgtgtaccatcgcttggtatgcctgtggttctgtttaccatcgttggtaaatcagaccacggacccacagcgccatctgcgggataaaagaaaaatagcaccctgaaagaaaaatgggcacctgtgcggtgttgccaaattcacctgtctgtctcctgtgtcagtgaattacccaccacccttccacagggcctgaaaagttttttttttttgtttttttttggagcaaGCAGGAGTTTGTACTTGTTCAGATAGGCCTTAGTTCCTCAGTAGGTGTCCTTCAATCTTCAGGCAGCTAATATTAACAGCGAAGGACTGCGGGAGACAAAAGATCGCTGCTCAAGTTTTTGTCCCtaatgattaatatatatatttgtttaaaacaaggcAAAGTGTTTTC
Encoded proteins:
- the phrf1 gene encoding PHD and RING finger domain-containing protein 1 isoform X3, encoding MDDEDSQDELINKNAYLGKGKRQSAAILSDEDESSDEDGDELEEGDTESEEEEEGGDGDGIDDDEEEEEYSDDAEEDEIEGAEKELHGAVGGTETKFVGLSSDEDAENCPICLNTFQEQALGTPESCAHYFCLDCILEWSKNANSCPVDRIIYTNICMRSSFGGKILKKIPVQNHAAANELAEEDHTQCEVCGRSDREDRLLLCDGCDAGYHMECLNPPLNAVPVEEWFCPECAVQNAPHGVEEVSEEEVATLVADAVPTTSRLRTNTRRTRAIARTRQSERVRATVNRNRIRITQAQTAQHVPRYLMESSLLDDTINCVVAGLNTAVYVRPLAPRAGTTKKRKRAKRRKTSKPQWKTAKTGTTQSTTEKGTKRRKRRIKRRRSKKKWQVRKDTTARSRIAKNLGIGKPLHGLSVPSVYRQVDATLGGMRSDIGAAPLSVYGNPFQLDSFDDSVPTEQPASSSSPVEVKRKGLSQSALRSHQPVARPISIGLSRGGLSIPEAEAIAEAAPVPDLLGSILSGQSMLLMDSSDVLINRDGSLKVKNPVVTSLTTSFKRSGSRDGETSTEIYSGHSSLSGRSAFSSSGETEMLDLNVNSRPPTSSLFGSIGTFGSHSLPSTPKPSSQPEHLFNSRPTTSVTVSVRPTTSVTPRPNMTHSIADSHSTALQTGGSSIKNASARRAMSTVQSSSQNTNGNSELHAKSSTGAVRRNPPKPVWLDVSELPRIPKIKRDNAGDSQPSGSRNNGIPDSCMNRLMGNGDGDKRAAQGSLRGDQSKRQRHGPGSSTSTNYGGHARSVSYSSQGSTGSSTVSFRINTSGNLWHCRRLANTDAFSNASKEKRNLSPSHSEKKEKNIKNEMYDPFDPTGSDSSSSGSISDIFQSPSSESETASHSVQDSVSQEQELQTTNLLASRYIDNPEELQVKEMDLEGGSDLEEQDVLPCTDASMSSGDGVKNEHVCLRSSNDPLPDGGKGDTSDKANLTDDEIFSKISSKVHQKEAHSHSRSSSASSTRSEKKFKKNRKKPVCEERKSIATSRLGSQSAHSKTQSCKSEDRRTSKDCSRSSSSEATKKASTKGKSTEKKTKRSRSRSQDRRSSRSHSASSSSGVSERWKKRRRSRSKERKHSRSSSPERAEKKKPKHERSYERNNSKERRLGLKDRKQRSRSRSRERNKGRSRSQSSPRPKEQGRSRSKERMQRSRSRSIEKKCADSGDLLLSVQRKGEKILLKASKSSESSFNKKVGTSSRVTVKDEPGIPKSAPQIMESCISDSAGLQSKVKSELVWSEEAILHENQVSSKINVDIVCTHTVTKDKTSKLKIGSVTQEAFQKPESFGKVKIEEIKLEGDVLNTLDFIKSNEGEEAKLSNSRVNSEELELKVKQEAVKPDSEPSAVIAGSKSKDLVKRVTWNLQEVDQSSSEKTTKIPLYKMQRRSKEGTWKAPDPSQTLNQDSSQTMPLAPTVPPDSSSCAPISPSQVSSVAGQTFPPELNVQAGVLQLGLKTPTGKEEAKISKSRHATDKANNEEYMKKLHMQERAVEEVKLAIKPFYQKRDITKEEYKDILRKAVQKVCHSKSGEINPVKVSNLVKAYVDKYKHARKHNEESMGSS